AATAACCTACCGTGCACATAAACTGCGAGGGGTTTTCAAACTGAAATGTTTTGTTAGTTACGGGGATCTTGACCGTTCAGTTTGAATGCATACTTTCTTAGCGCCTGATTACATGGTGAGTTTCAGCCCGGgagcaaaacgcaaatttccttGAGTAAATTTACTGAGCTGCACATGGTCACGTTcctttttcagcccgggctgaacaAATGATAGCGATTACATGGATTTTTCAGCCCGTTTTCCCGGTTTAGCCTGGGTTGAAACCTTCTCCATGTAATCGAAGGTTCCAGCCCGGGGTGAATTTCAGCCCAGTTTGTGAAACTGGGCTACCATTTTCAGCGCGGGCAAACGGGCTGAAAATCCATGTAATCGTTATCAGTTTTTGAGCCCGGGCTGAAAAAGAAACGAGAGCATGCGCATCGATTGTGTTTTCGAATTTCAGTAAATTTTCTCAtaaaaatttgcgttttgcgccCGGGCTGAAATTGAGCATGTAACTGCAACAAAATTTCAGGCCGGTGGGCGGAGCggaatttcagcccgggctgaaattttgtTTCAGTTACATGCTCAATTGGAGATTGCCTAATTCCACGGGGACAGCTTCTGTTGTAAAAGCCTACGTGTAGCCATAACCTCCCCCCAAACCAAAAAACGAGGGAACAAATGGCTAAACGTAGGCAACTGTTGTTAGAGAGGATTTGCAACAAATTACTGAAATTTAGCACATTCCTGACTTAATTAAACTCCGTTTGCCTTTCAGGTATCATATGGCTTCTGTTTCATCGAGGCTGCTTCTTCTGGCCTTCAGTTCGTTTCTGTTGGGAGCTACCTCTGCTCAGGGTGCGCAGGCGACAAAATTACATAAGCGCCATTTCTGTGGGCGAATGTCTTATCCCACAGGCTTCGTGAACGGAAATTGTGTAGTATCAATTAAGTCAGTAAAAGTTTATTTGACCACtgcaagaaatttataacctgACGTTTCAGGCATAACCCTTCCTCAGAGCTTAGCTGATTCTTCCGGAATCCCGTGCTTCAAACACCAGTCAACTCAGCCCTATGTAGTATATttcaacaattattccataagcgaaAGCGTATGTGGGATATAAGATGGTAAATAGCAACTAGGCGCGtcgcgccgagttggctataaccagtctcatattcaACTAacgcaaatggaataattgtttattaaattttcacagGAGATCATCAAGGAGAGCCTCTCCTCTAGTTCtgtgagtcaaccctttcctgagtaaatttatttttagaaacaggTTTTTatcacaattgcttgtaatctcgcaatctgattggctaatttgcctttgtcgatgagagtctagacaacgctgtacacGTCATgctcgcgccattttgtcacgcaatataatagccaatcaggaacatcCATTTttggaaataaaccaatcatattgcgcctcgtgagtctacaacattttgaccactgtgttgacgaatatcgttgtcgataagagtacagacaacgctgaaccactttcgatttgttaattttaccgcgaaaagtatcatatttcccttgaagTTGAGATTGTTtcgattggcttttacaacagtgcgcgtgctgaatctcccaagggaggcgttctataaataaatctactcggaaAGAGGGCTGTCttccaagtatgggagatagaggctcctcttaatgagctgctgattttcattaaattcttaGACCAACCGATAATCGATGAGACAAGCGATAACCGTAtgaccatattaggtcatacggtatatgagctaataaccgaaattgagtgagccaatcagaacgaaTCAGAACGTGATCTGTAAACGTTGACTTTCGTGTCCGTATTTTATTCTGTGTTAATTTACAGAGCTTTATGATGATGTACCGATTCTCCAGCAGTACAGTCCAATGCTGGGCGAAAACGTTATCGACTATCCCATGTTGGAAGAATATGGTGTCCCGTCGGTTGAAGAGTTCCCTGACGAAGGTCTAGAGGAGGATGATCAAGATGAGGAAGACCAGGAAAGCCATTTCAAAGGAACAGAAAATAACGAAAAGAAAGATGTCATTAAAAAAGCAGGTGAGAAGAGAGAAAGGTAACTAGATTTATGGTGCAATGGAAAGGTACCCCGCGACATAACCAGTGAAAGATAAAAGGTAACGTCACACATGAGCCGAAAGAGCTCAATTCGCCAGACCTTATCTTGTTTTAACACAACCGGTACCATACAATATTTAACAAAAGGTTTACATGCAGTTTGCAACCATTGAGGTATAGAAGCACTTGGGAAGTTTGTTAAGCACTCAAGACACTGTAGTTGTTCGCAGCAGGTTTACCATTTCTTTAACAACATAAAATGAAATCATAGAAAACTCCGGAGACTACTTTTTAAAAAGCGCGCGCATCATTTGAAAGCAATGGAGCAGACGTGAATTGTAAACTTATATCCTTTGTTGTCGTCAGTATCGTTTATCCACAGGCAAATGTTAACGgcataattgaccaatcagagcgcacatTCTCGTAGAGTTTTGTTATAAACAGCATCGTCATGAAAGAAACTAATCCACTGGAAATAAGTTATCGGATGGGTTTTGGCGTGAAAATCAACTAACATGGGCTTTGGCAAAGGAATAATCCTAATGTTGAACTTTGATGgcttaacaacatctaggttaatgtccccattaaccctttcaccgccataaatgccattcacacttatagattttactctgtctaaagccagacgattttacttgtcaatggggaagccctcggcggtgAAAAGGTTAATTTAATGTAGTTGCTCAATTACAGCAAGGATCCCATAGGCTGACTTTCATTTAAGCGACGCAAGCATACGAACAAGCAACATACGCACAACCATTTTCTTGTTGTTAATAAGAAAAAACATTGATGGCCAAAAAAATTTGAGTTTCCATATTTTGCTTATTCTTACGCTTGCGTCTCTAGTTAATTAATTCAAAATCTCTCTAGTATGTGAAATATCCAATCAGAAAGCCAAAAAGTTGTCTCGATTTTGTAATCCTCACTCTAAGAGCTTCGAAGAGGGAGCTACTAAAAGACAAAAAACGGAAACGAAACGTTCATGGCTCGAATATTCATCAAGGAGGTTTTCTATGGCTCAGTAATGGATCGGTGACTTTCCGTCAATATGGTGCTTCCTGGAAACATCAAAATTCAgcccatttttttccttttgaagcATTACTAAAGCAGTTATTTGTGTCTTTATTGCAGACAACGAGCATGCGCAAAAGACACCCTCTGCCTTGAATTCCAAAAACGACGCACGTGAAAAGCGGCAGCTCCCTCTTCAAGGTATCACCAGCGCCAAAATACAAACTCTCATTACCTGTTTCCGTGTATTGCTAAAAAGACACAAGGGAGAATTTACTTACACACTCCTCATCTTTTAAGAAGTGAATGTTGTCGTTAATTCTGATATTTTCATTGTAGACGACCCAGTTGAAATGGCTCGAGAAAAATTAGAACGAGCGATAAAAGCTGCCCAAGCTTTAACGAGCATAGAACAAGAACTTGGATTGAATCCGTCAACCATCGAGAATAAGACTACGAACCTCGAATCCGTGCTTAAAAGTGAGGAGAAAACCTTCAAGAAAATGGCGGATGAATCACAAGACGCaacaaagaaaaccaaattCATCAAGTTGGAAAAAGACGCCGACGATGATATGAACAAAGCAGAGAATATTTTAAAACTGATCGTCAATCTTGAGGCAGCAaagtttttggcaaaacagcgcGCTCAAGATAATTTAGAAGAAGCAGAAAAGCGGAAGCTCGCTTCTAGTCCTCCAGCAATCCTTGGCCAGCCAGTTGCTTATTCCGTTCCCCAAACAGTGGGTTATTTTGGAAGAGTTCAACAACCTGTTTATCAACCCATGCTACAGTCATACATGGCAGGTTATCAACCGCCGACATTTCAAGGCATGACCTCCCCTAGTATCGCCTCTGCTCCCAGCACGATGTTGTCTCCATCTGACTTAGCAAGTCCGACCAGTACGGTGCCACCGTATCAGCCCGCTTATCAAGATGAGCGGGAAATACAGAGTATTAATGCAAGTGAGTTACTTGGTGGCAGCAATTTAGCCAGCAAAATTCTCTTACTAGAGCAAATCATATACAAAGATAAAGCAAAATCAATGTTCCATATTGGAGTTTTGATATTTAACAGTTGACATGCAAACAGTCGGCTGGACCTCAGTGAGCTTATAAGTTTACAGGTATATTCCTATATTCGAGTTGAGCCTAATGAatcgttctttctttcttaacTCTTTTTCTCATATTCCCCTTATGTCTACTTGGAAAAAGCTTTGGAACCAAGCGGCAAGAAAAATCACGTCCCACCAATTTTTCCCTGTTCGATTTTCTTGTTGGTGAAGTAATCTACTTCGAGCTTATCTTggcttttctctttattttataactgttatttttacaaattattataaagtatttttataaattattttataagTTATGGTATGTCTTAATTTAAGAATAGCCATAATCTGATTCCCAATTTGAAACCTAAGaatgaatttgaattttgtCTTTCAGTAAAAGCAACGCAGGCGAGTGCGTCATTGCTTCCTCCTCAGCAAACCTCGCAGGCAGCAAGAGCAAGCCCAACGTTGCAACAGTCAGCCAAGGTTGCGAGCTCCAAcacccaaaaagaaaactacGCCATTCAAAAGATACCCCAACCTAAACAACCTCCAGCGTTGCAGCCACCAATCACAGCTCTCAAAGCACAACCAATCGCGCATGAACAGTCCAGCAATGACCACAAAGTAATGCAACTGCATGCTAAACCACAGCAAACCAAGGAAAAAGCACCTGGGTCAGTTTCAACTGCAAGTGAATCAGCTCATCCTGTCGTCCCAGTTAAACCGGTTATGCCATTGCAGCCCATCACAACACCCTCACAAACGATTGAAACAGCTTTTGCCCAATCAAACGGTTTGTTGTCACAGGTAGCACCATGGGCAGCTTCATATAATCCGGGTTTGCTTGCTCCAAATTTATCTCCAATGTCAAGATACTTTGATTCGTCTTCCGACGCTGCAAATCCCTTTGCGCCGCAGTCTTTCAACCGACCGATGTCACCTCACCCACAACAAACCCTTGCTACTTTGGCACAGCAAACGAAACCAAACCTCAAAGGACCAGAACCCGTCAAGCCAGTAGTTACGCCGGTCACTGCTCCTTTTATCGTAagtaattgaaaagaaaacggTTTAATATAAATTtacatatttgaagtgtggCTCATAGACGAAAGGGAAAAGTGACCCTCGTACTAAACTTGACAACATGAAGAATTGTCTTTTATAgtcacctgaaaaatttaggtcgcttcaacggaattcgaacccaggacctctgcgatgccggttcaatgctctaccaactgagctcagttgggagcaggggcccgtttctcgaaagtcccgaaactttacgggccattttcgggtgtcacaatttcttttgtaactcaagaacggagagcattcaattcgtcaaacttcacatttaattttctttttgttaccttgaaagcatgttaaaatatcggctttccaaaacaagcggttggcaatttcacagatggcttttcgggcccgaaacgttttcgggacgttcgagaaacaagCCCcaagtcaatttgttgggctcatgtgttcccgtgaaaggacttgatgaatgaaataaatgtataataTTTGAAGTATGGTCTTCAgtgattttcaggtgtctattgGAAACAATTGCTTGGATTGTCTAAAtgagtgcgaagatcacttctccTTTTTGTCAACTGAAAACGGTTTAGTTAAGGAAACACTGGCTGAAACCATGGGCTAGGATGAGTAGTACGTTTCAAATGAGAAGAATAAGATGTGAAGCGTTTAAATCCTCTTGATCTGCAATGGTCATAAAGTCATGGGAAAAAGATTCTAATTTTTCGATGTAAAGCGGGGCCGTCGACTAACTTTTGATTCAATGGATCATCCACATACCGCTTGACAATGCAATCGAATCCTTGCGTCATGTTCATTAGTTGTCTTGTCTTTTAAGTCATGATAACATTTTAATTATTCAATACATTTATCGGTATAATAATTTGTAAGTTTTACTATGGCaggcttaactgattagagtgtaatgtgaagtgctaagtatctaccccatatgaaccctgtgagcgttagccctactgatggaaataggcccacacaaggacagagaaaaactctgaccagagtgggTATTGAGGTGGGTGGTGCATAtcatggggtagatacttagcacttcacattacactctaatcagttaagtctgttcaaataaaagtgttacaccgccaacgtttgcaaaaacgtaatccttccttgtccTTTTACTATCGCAGGAACAGCCACAGACTTTGTCGAATCCCACCCCTTCTATGAAACTGGAATCACCAAGTCCAGCGACATCCTCGTATGAGCAGGCACCATCAGCTACATATCCATCAAACTCATTTTACCCATCGAATTCCCAGTCTTTCCCTTCCGGCATCCAAGAGTACTCCTGGAATGCGCCGACATTTTACCCAAGGCCAGCTGCATCCTATGAAGCACCAGGTAAAAATCAAACGCTTCGCGATTTTCCAGCCGAATGTGGTGGAGGGTTTTGCAAATGCTAGTGTAGAGAATTGAAAAGAAAGGTATAAACGTCGGCTAATCATTACAGAGGAAGAGCACCGCGATGATCTTCCTGACTTTCATTTCACTAAATGATAAGATCGTGAATTTAAACTCAAACAAAGTTGCCGTTGTCCTTTAGTTCTGTCCCTTGTCGCTCACGGTCTgtaaattttaaggtggctgaatTCAGTTTTTTCCTCGGTCAGTGGTATTTTCATTGAAAGCCGGCGCGcatttttggaaaacaaaacaaatgtggCGAGTATGGCGACAACTTTATTCGTATTCTCGCAATTGTCTTGGAAATGCGGTGTAAATTCGCTGCCATTACGTTTTAAAGTGAAACTCTTTTCGAGGAACCTTCAAGGAACCCGGCAAAATGCTGCGCATGCGCGTTAGCTCGAAAATTTGAGACAAACAGCTGTTGGCTGTTTACCAAATTTGAGACCAACAGCTGTTGGCTGTTTACCAAATTTCTCGCAAAAGCGTCTTTAGATTTTTCAGgaattttgaattgaaataGTTCCGACTACAAATGGGTCGTCTAAAAAATCAGaaaattaacaaacaaaaattttgGAAAACTGATAAACGTCTATCAGCGATGAAAAATCCGTCTTTTGAAATTCTATGATAGCAGCTGTTAAAAGTACTTcatttctattattttaagtAAGCtaatattgcaaaaaaaaaaaaaaaaaaaaaactaatgagtgaattttgcataaattaattGTACATACGTTATCATGGTAATAACCTGCAGAGGACATTGACTGTCACAATTTTAAACTTTCGCGGTAGCACTTACTGATGAGTGACCAAGTTTAAGCTTCCAGCCAAAAACTGCATAAATATGGCAGAAATGGAAGCATACGTGCTTAAAAACTTTGATTAGTCACCTTAAGTAAAAACTTTAGAGCAATGAGGTTTCGTTCCAAGCCAGTGCACGTCCTGAGCAACTCTCAGGGAGATTCCCGTGAGTTTTTTGCGAACATGCAACCATGGGAACAAACAATGACAATAAGGaatttaagcacgcgacgtttttgagccgcggacggcaaccgaaagtaagctgttttcccttttaacttgtctaaTCACTACCACCTTTCCTCCGTTAGAGATGATtaatttaaaaatctgggagacactactatcctggcatgcaaaatgttcaaaaacggctcaaaaacgtcgcttTCTTTAACTCCTTAATGACAATGACAAGAAAAACCATATATATAATGTTCATTATTCAAAGGTAGTCCCAAACATCCCGGTGGCATACAGTTGGACCGAATTCCATTTGACTTTCAAGAAATATTTCCGAAACTTTTGATTGAATTCGAAACACTCGAACATAAGTTTCCTCGAATTCCAAGAACCCAACTTGGAGTGCAGACCTCTGTAGTTAAAAAGGTGCGGTCAAAGAATTTCAATTGAACgtattatgtttttttttagtgaatCCTCTGCTTGAAGAGGCTTATCGTAAGCTTCAAAACACGCGGCGAGCCAAGCTGGCCATGAGCAAGATTGAAGAAGCCATTGGCTTGTCACCAAGCTCAGTCAAGCATATTATTGACGATATCGAAACACaagcaaaagaagaagaaaagctATACGAGGATGATATGGGCAAGGAGAGGGCTGACATCAACAAAGAAAAGGCACTTCTTCAAAACGACGAACTCCAAGCGGGAGATAATGCGGCGaaagagaaaattaaagaagatgAAGCTAAACTGCGAGATGATATCAGAAAGGAAAATGTTGCTAAATCGGAGGTGGATAAGATcaagaaaatcgagaaaatcCTGACTATCATTGAAGCTGCCAAGTATTCAGCGATGCAGAGAGCAAGGAAAAAGATGAATACACTCCAAGGTGCCGATGAGGGTCTAGACGGAGAGGAAATTAGAAAACGCGATTTGGAAGATCTTGAGAAGGACATGAGGAGACGAAGACGAAACGAAATCAACATCTGGCTCAAGGGCTCAAGAAATCGTATCGACACGAGTCATTTCTTACGGAATCACTTAAGCAGATTGGCAAAACACCGACAGAAAAGTTCTCGATGGGGCTCATATGGCAACAAACTAAGCCTGTTGAATCGTTTTCAAGTACAAAACGAGGAACGAAGCGAACCGAGTGCTGATGAAGCGCCCAAGCAAAATCCATTGCACAAATTGAAATTCTTCAAAACGCTTGTATCCAACAGGAAGCTCGATTCCGGAAAACAATTTTCCATTACAAAAAGAACTGAAGTCCAAAAGAAACCCAAGAATACTGTTGACAACTTTATCATGGCTAAAATGCTGGAAAAGATGgacaaattgtttaaaattcaggaaaatattttgaagtatCTCAAAATGGAGCATGATAGACACCGCCAGCATGACAAAAAGCCAACTAAACGATGGAGACGAAGCTTACAccattcaaaacatcacaaaaaaCTGCACAGTAGTGTAACGAAAGATAAGATAAAATCCCATTAACAAATGATAACTTATCAATTCTAAACCTTTCTGTTTGCTTTAAGGATTCTTCCTCTCCTCAAAGGCCCAAGTTCACCCAAAAGACATTGCGCGCAATGTCTTTTGGGTAAACGAGGAAGTAACAGATATCTGACCGAGGACAGGAAAAATATGTCCTATCGTTTGCATTTTCGGGAAAACTGaatggaaaatactttttttaaattcttagcCATCACGCATGAGAATACGGGAACAAGAATGAAACAAAAGCGTAGAACATCAGTGTCGGGGCTACGTTTCTATAAGAACTGCAGTCCTACTTCATTGGGGAGTGAAACAAGTACTGAAAATCTCGTTTTATCAACGAGTTGATACAACTGGCCATTTTTATATTAGAGACGACTAAGCAGTCTAGACGACCTAGCCGTCTAGTTCAAAATCGGGAAAATTGCAGACATCTTAGTTGGATGGCCTTATCTTGCAAAGACGACTCCGCTGTCTAGCATCAAGACGGGACGGCCAAAACAAGACGGCTTGGGAGCTTATCAAAGGGAGCCTTTATCTCCACTTATTCCTTGAGTTAATCCTTTCTCgagtaaattttattttaaggaacacgtttttcccgcgaaaGTATCATATTCCCTTGACGCTTGGATAggtctgttttgattggcttttacaacagagGGCAGGCTGAATCTCCCAAAGGAGGcattctataaataaatcttctCGGGAACAGTTTGACTCCTATGCCAAGCATAGGAGATAGAGGCTcgcccttgatgagctcctggaaAATCAGAATGTTTGCAACCAAACTCTTCGATTTTCCAGCGCAATGCTTTTCGTACTCATCTCTCTCCGGGAAAATTCCGTAAGGCCACCTACCATATGGCCGTCTTGTATTCATACTAGACGACCTTAAAATGAGGCGTTAAGGTCGTCTGGAGGACTTAGTCGTCTTCTAGCATAAAAGACGACCACTATAACTTGTAACTAACGttttgagcattagcccttcgctctgacgaaacTTTAGACCACTTTATTTACCTTAACATGCAGCGAACAATTCGTTTGCTAAAATTACGTGAAAAAAGTACTCTGAAATTGAATGCCACCAAAAGTCTTTGGCCGGCTACATTTGTTAAATAGAAAGGatatttaaatatatatttaaagtCAGGCCTTCCACACCAGGTTCATAtcttatttgtttaaaattcaTTCTTTTTCCAGACGTCAGACAAGTAAACTACGATCCTTGGATTTCGCTATAAAGTTCTTAAGAAAT
The genomic region above belongs to Montipora capricornis isolate CH-2021 chromosome 8, ASM3666992v2, whole genome shotgun sequence and contains:
- the LOC138060715 gene encoding uncharacterized protein isoform X1, with protein sequence MTGICRYHMASVSSRLLLLAFSSFLLGATSAQELYDDVPILQQYSPMLGENVIDYPMLEEYGVPSVEEFPDEGLEEDDQDEEDQESHFKGTENNEKKDVIKKADNEHAQKTPSALNSKNDAREKRQLPLQDDPVEMAREKLERAIKAAQALTSIEQELGLNPSTIENKTTNLESVLKSEEKTFKKMADESQDATKKTKFIKLEKDADDDMNKAENILKLIVNLEAAKFLAKQRAQDNLEEAEKRKLASSPPAILGQPVAYSVPQTVGYFGRVQQPVYQPMLQSYMAGYQPPTFQGMTSPSIASAPSTMLSPSDLASPTSTVPPYQPAYQDEREIQSINAIKATQASASLLPPQQTSQAARASPTLQQSAKVASSNTQKENYAIQKIPQPKQPPALQPPITALKAQPIAHEQSSNDHKVMQLHAKPQQTKEKAPGSVSTASESAHPVVPVKPVMPLQPITTPSQTIETAFAQSNGLLSQVAPWAASYNPGLLAPNLSPMSRYFDSSSDAANPFAPQSFNRPMSPHPQQTLATLAQQTKPNLKGPEPVKPVVTPVTAPFIEQPQTLSNPTPSMKLESPSPATSSYEQAPSATYPSNSFYPSNSQSFPSGIQEYSWNAPTFYPRPAASYEAPVNPLLEEAYRKLQNTRRAKLAMSKIEEAIGLSPSSVKHIIDDIETQAKEEEKLYEDDMGKERADINKEKALLQNDELQAGDNAAKEKIKEDEAKLRDDIRKENVAKSEVDKIKKIEKILTIIEAAKYSAMQRARKKMNTLQGADEGLDGEEIRKRDLEDLEKDMRRRRRNEINIWLKGSRNRIDTSHFLRNHLSRLAKHRQKSSRWGSYGNKLSLLNRFQVQNEERSEPSADEAPKQNPLHKLKFFKTLVSNRKLDSGKQFSITKRTEVQKKPKNTVDNFIMAKMLEKMDKLFKIQENILKYLKMEHDRHRQHDKKPTKRWRRSLHHSKHHKKLHSSVTKDKIKSH
- the LOC138060715 gene encoding uncharacterized protein isoform X2, giving the protein MTGICRYHMASVSSRLLLLAFSSFLLGATSAQELYDDVPILQQYSPMLGENVIDYPMLEEYGVPSVEEFPDEGLEEDDQDEEDQESHFKGTENNEKKDVIKKADDPVEMAREKLERAIKAAQALTSIEQELGLNPSTIENKTTNLESVLKSEEKTFKKMADESQDATKKTKFIKLEKDADDDMNKAENILKLIVNLEAAKFLAKQRAQDNLEEAEKRKLASSPPAILGQPVAYSVPQTVGYFGRVQQPVYQPMLQSYMAGYQPPTFQGMTSPSIASAPSTMLSPSDLASPTSTVPPYQPAYQDEREIQSINAIKATQASASLLPPQQTSQAARASPTLQQSAKVASSNTQKENYAIQKIPQPKQPPALQPPITALKAQPIAHEQSSNDHKVMQLHAKPQQTKEKAPGSVSTASESAHPVVPVKPVMPLQPITTPSQTIETAFAQSNGLLSQVAPWAASYNPGLLAPNLSPMSRYFDSSSDAANPFAPQSFNRPMSPHPQQTLATLAQQTKPNLKGPEPVKPVVTPVTAPFIEQPQTLSNPTPSMKLESPSPATSSYEQAPSATYPSNSFYPSNSQSFPSGIQEYSWNAPTFYPRPAASYEAPVNPLLEEAYRKLQNTRRAKLAMSKIEEAIGLSPSSVKHIIDDIETQAKEEEKLYEDDMGKERADINKEKALLQNDELQAGDNAAKEKIKEDEAKLRDDIRKENVAKSEVDKIKKIEKILTIIEAAKYSAMQRARKKMNTLQGADEGLDGEEIRKRDLEDLEKDMRRRRRNEINIWLKGSRNRIDTSHFLRNHLSRLAKHRQKSSRWGSYGNKLSLLNRFQVQNEERSEPSADEAPKQNPLHKLKFFKTLVSNRKLDSGKQFSITKRTEVQKKPKNTVDNFIMAKMLEKMDKLFKIQENILKYLKMEHDRHRQHDKKPTKRWRRSLHHSKHHKKLHSSVTKDKIKSH